In the genome of Flexistipes sinusarabici DSM 4947, one region contains:
- a CDS encoding rhodanese-like domain-containing protein — translation MFKNFKKLFILPTLLFVLLIAGCAVPQKAAEPAKTMSVKEKVETAGFQLVDYEYVNKKVGKGLRNFDEVVIVDARPGRKYEAGHIPSAINIHDNQFKDHYPRLKSLTGVTKSTEIIVYCGGFKCVKSYHVAKMLKEKGYKDVKVYLAGMPDWSKKSYVEISDDYAVKLYKENVTFVDARPARKFEAETIPGAVSIPDTKFKFMKDQRQKYLDKLPADKKAAIVVFCGGWECVKSHTVSGILVSEYGYENVYNYSGGLPGWKKNGHPTTKTGGTIEKAEKKDEAEALKEGKEEGTIDKEYFKTLIDDRPENIHIVDVRSPEEFKQGHVKGAINIHVNEVYKKGCDYVINQLPEDGYVVFMCSAGGRSSELYYALQDMCGYKQMDRLYYLDAHVNYESGKCTIK, via the coding sequence ATGTTTAAGAATTTCAAGAAACTTTTTATTTTACCAACCTTGCTATTTGTTTTATTGATAGCAGGCTGTGCAGTTCCCCAAAAAGCTGCAGAACCTGCAAAAACAATGAGCGTCAAAGAAAAGGTTGAAACTGCAGGATTTCAGCTGGTTGATTATGAATATGTTAACAAAAAAGTGGGCAAAGGACTCAGGAATTTCGATGAAGTGGTCATCGTCGATGCCAGACCCGGCAGAAAATACGAGGCCGGCCACATTCCCAGCGCCATAAACATTCATGACAATCAGTTCAAGGACCATTACCCGAGACTGAAATCTTTGACTGGTGTTACAAAGTCCACAGAAATAATAGTATACTGCGGCGGATTTAAATGTGTAAAAAGTTACCACGTAGCGAAAATGCTCAAGGAAAAAGGCTACAAGGATGTCAAAGTATATTTGGCGGGAATGCCCGATTGGTCGAAAAAATCTTATGTTGAGATTTCCGATGACTATGCCGTAAAGCTTTATAAAGAAAACGTCACATTTGTCGATGCAAGACCTGCAAGAAAATTTGAAGCTGAAACAATTCCCGGTGCAGTAAGCATTCCTGACACAAAATTCAAGTTCATGAAAGACCAGAGGCAAAAATACTTAGATAAGCTTCCAGCTGACAAGAAAGCTGCTATAGTTGTTTTTTGCGGCGGTTGGGAATGTGTAAAGTCTCACACCGTTTCAGGAATACTGGTTAGTGAATACGGATATGAAAATGTTTATAATTACTCAGGGGGACTTCCCGGCTGGAAAAAGAATGGACACCCCACTACAAAAACCGGCGGTACAATTGAAAAGGCAGAGAAAAAAGATGAAGCGGAAGCACTGAAAGAAGGAAAAGAAGAAGGCACCATTGACAAAGAATACTTTAAAACCTTAATTGACGACAGACCTGAAAACATTCATATCGTTGATGTGAGAAGCCCCGAGGAGTTCAAACAGGGACACGTCAAAGGAGCAATCAATATTCATGTGAATGAAGTTTACAAAAAAGGTTGTGATTACGTAATCAATCAGCTGCCTGAAGACGGATATGTGGTATTTATGTGTTCTGCAGGCGGCAGATCAAGTGAACTGTACTACGCCTTGCAGGACATGTGCGGCTACAAACAGATGGACAGACTGTACTATCTGGATGCACATGTTAACTACGAAAGCGGTAAATGCACAATCAAATAG